A genomic window from Alkalihalobacillus sp. AL-G includes:
- a CDS encoding FAD-binding oxidoreductase, which translates to MEKIIVVGAGILGASTAYHLVKGGADVTLVDRNDVGQATEAAAGIVCPWLSQRRNKAWYRLVKGGARYYPELMGKLEADGETETGYSRVGAISLHTDEKKLDKMVERALKRHKDAPEIGEITRLSPAETKALFPPLSEEYGSVHVSGAARVNGGALRKSLITAAKKNGATILKGNAKLVHEGTRVTGVVMNGETLSADQVVITTGAWGSELLQPLGVTFLVSYQKAQIVHLDIPNSSTNEWPVVMPPNDQYLLTFEGGRVVVGATHENEVGLDCRVTAGGVYEILDKALKVAPGLMNSTMLEAKVGFRPFTPGFLPVIGAVPEFEGLLVANGLGASGLTSGPYLGAELAKLALGKELELNLEDYDVVGAIGKVD; encoded by the coding sequence ATGGAGAAAATAATCGTAGTTGGAGCAGGGATCCTTGGGGCGTCCACCGCTTATCATCTTGTAAAAGGAGGGGCGGACGTTACATTAGTTGATCGTAATGACGTTGGACAAGCGACTGAAGCGGCAGCAGGAATTGTCTGCCCTTGGCTTTCGCAGCGGCGGAACAAGGCCTGGTATCGACTCGTAAAAGGTGGAGCAAGATACTATCCGGAATTGATGGGGAAGTTAGAGGCCGATGGTGAAACGGAAACGGGCTATAGCCGGGTCGGTGCAATCAGTTTACATACCGATGAGAAAAAATTAGATAAGATGGTAGAGCGAGCATTGAAACGCCACAAAGATGCACCAGAGATCGGGGAAATTACACGCTTATCACCTGCTGAAACAAAGGCATTGTTCCCGCCGCTATCCGAGGAATATGGTTCCGTTCATGTAAGTGGAGCGGCTCGTGTGAATGGTGGGGCATTGCGTAAGTCTCTTATTACTGCTGCTAAAAAGAACGGTGCAACAATTTTAAAGGGGAATGCCAAGCTTGTCCATGAAGGTACGCGAGTGACAGGTGTGGTAATGAACGGGGAGACCTTATCTGCAGATCAAGTTGTCATAACGACAGGTGCATGGGGAAGTGAGCTCCTGCAGCCATTAGGTGTAACGTTCTTAGTATCCTATCAGAAAGCGCAAATCGTTCATCTCGATATTCCGAACTCATCTACGAATGAATGGCCGGTTGTGATGCCACCAAATGATCAGTATTTACTCACGTTTGAAGGTGGACGAGTAGTCGTTGGCGCAACCCATGAAAATGAGGTAGGGCTTGATTGCCGTGTTACTGCGGGTGGTGTGTATGAAATTTTAGACAAAGCTTTGAAGGTAGCACCGGGCCTAATGAATAGCACGATGCTCGAAGCAAAGGTTGGCTTTCGGCCGTTTACTCCTGGCTTTCTCCCGGTAATTGGTGCTGTACCAGAGTTTGAAGGGTTGTTGGTTGCAAACGGTTTAGGTGCGTCAGGATTAACAAGCGGGCCTTATTTAGGTGCTGAACTTGCAAAGCTGGCACTTGGAAAAGAACTGGAGCTAAATCTTGAGGATTATGATGTGGTCGGAGCAATTGGAAAAGTAGATTAA
- a CDS encoding TetR/AcrR family transcriptional regulator, with translation MKKTIDPRIKKTRRYLKEALLSLIKQKGFDAITVRDLTQEADINRATFYQHYQDKFDLLDQTIDDMLLSMATYVAPKSMGEFTENKDSSPVFERLFQFIYENAFFFQVMMGEKGVPSFQHRMLKIIQQFMNERIDQLHPHPEKMNVPKEVLIHYISFANLGLITYWLENDMKYSAKYMAKHLSELSVRGLLYVAKFE, from the coding sequence ATGAAAAAAACAATCGATCCCCGCATAAAAAAAACACGACGCTATTTAAAAGAAGCATTGCTTTCTCTTATTAAACAAAAAGGATTTGATGCCATCACGGTACGTGATTTAACCCAAGAGGCAGACATTAATCGTGCTACGTTTTACCAGCATTACCAGGATAAATTTGATCTGCTCGATCAGACCATCGACGATATGCTATTATCCATGGCAACATATGTAGCACCAAAAAGTATGGGGGAATTTACGGAGAATAAAGATTCCAGTCCGGTTTTTGAGAGGCTGTTTCAATTTATCTATGAGAACGCCTTCTTTTTTCAAGTGATGATGGGAGAAAAAGGTGTTCCTTCTTTTCAACATCGTATGCTGAAGATCATCCAACAATTTATGAATGAAAGAATAGATCAGCTCCATCCACATCCTGAAAAAATGAATGTTCCTAAAGAGGTCCTCATTCATTATATTTCCTTTGCAAATCTCGGGTTGATCACCTATTGGTTAGAAAATGATATGAAATATTCGGCAAAATATATGGCAAAACATTTATCTGAATTATCGGTGAGGGGTCTTTTATACGTAGCGAAATTTGAGTGA
- a CDS encoding DUF6220 domain-containing protein, which translates to MDTENHSNNRVQVSRIAFLVSACAFTVCVVIQTFLAGMAIFDNPSHWTHHTTFVVWFQLIPIVMLILSFTGNLPKPIRWQSVGLFVLIVPLQYISIHIPGLGAIHPVIALILFALSFNVIRKTGMFSQERER; encoded by the coding sequence TTGGATACCGAAAATCATTCCAACAACCGTGTACAAGTTTCGAGAATAGCTTTCCTGGTCTCAGCATGTGCATTTACCGTCTGTGTTGTTATTCAAACATTCTTAGCTGGCATGGCCATTTTTGACAATCCCTCTCATTGGACGCATCATACTACGTTTGTAGTTTGGTTTCAGTTAATACCAATCGTAATGTTGATTTTATCCTTTACCGGAAATCTTCCTAAACCTATTCGGTGGCAAAGTGTAGGATTATTCGTTCTTATCGTTCCACTTCAATATATTAGCATTCATATTCCAGGTTTAGGAGCCATTCATCCAGTCATAGCTTTAATATTGTTTGCACTGTCATTCAATGTGATAAGAAAAACAGGAATGTTTTCTCAAGAAAGAGAAAGATGA
- a CDS encoding DUF4871 domain-containing protein: protein MKKYLPLLTVLLAILIGCQNETVKDENWEPSSTFKTTENREMIGMENRIGVICTTELKSNSPAKCMWHFWDDTLQTSKEYTVRVEGIMEENNKKFPVLTPLDGEPTYTQKLGLMGSNNGAPFHLPSRLLFPHSGVWKVSIYFNDDYFDSIILDVK from the coding sequence ATGAAAAAATATTTGCCTTTACTAACTGTTTTACTAGCTATACTAATAGGATGTCAAAATGAAACAGTTAAAGATGAAAATTGGGAACCGTCAAGTACATTCAAAACTACCGAGAATAGAGAAATGATAGGAATGGAAAACCGAATTGGTGTCATTTGTACTACTGAATTAAAAAGCAATAGCCCAGCAAAGTGCATGTGGCATTTTTGGGATGATACGTTACAGACATCAAAAGAATATACTGTTAGGGTCGAGGGAATTATGGAAGAAAATAATAAAAAATTCCCCGTTTTAACCCCATTAGATGGAGAGCCTACGTATACCCAAAAATTAGGTTTGATGGGTTCTAATAACGGAGCACCATTCCATCTCCCATCTCGTTTATTGTTTCCCCACAGTGGGGTATGGAAAGTATCTATTTACTTCAATGATGATTATTTTGATTCAATTATATTAGATGTAAAGTAA
- a CDS encoding helix-turn-helix domain-containing protein, with translation MKREENKSQCPINFTVEIFGDTWSLLIIRDIAALGKKTFGEFLESEERIGPSVLAERLTHLERKGIIRKRPSESDKRKFIYSLTDNGLNALPILYEIAFYGSQHSPDPDAPDVWFKSLEYDKQEVIRLWRDAIQAGSSFFLGPDSVVKRLGLE, from the coding sequence ATGAAACGAGAAGAGAACAAATCCCAATGTCCGATAAACTTTACGGTTGAAATATTCGGCGATACTTGGTCGCTACTTATCATCCGCGATATAGCCGCTCTCGGCAAGAAGACTTTTGGAGAATTTTTGGAGTCAGAGGAACGTATCGGTCCGAGCGTTCTGGCGGAACGACTTACTCACCTGGAGAGAAAGGGGATTATAAGAAAAAGGCCAAGCGAAAGCGACAAACGGAAGTTTATTTACTCACTAACCGACAATGGATTGAACGCACTTCCGATCCTGTATGAAATCGCATTTTACGGCTCGCAGCACAGTCCTGATCCAGACGCGCCCGATGTATGGTTCAAATCGCTCGAATATGACAAACAGGAGGTTATCCGGTTATGGCGTGATGCGATTCAAGCAGGAAGTTCTTTTTTCCTTGGACCGGATAGTGTAGTAAAAAGATTAGGACTAGAATAG
- a CDS encoding DUF6022 family protein — translation MNEENKLFSQTEEMTVQSMAKSINQYLQQHWKSVIQINYNELLAKFDDIGEATYGIYLKKLMTPIFDEMTNAGFILNPGFVLPNSIEHWGPPEERERCMWCVVKNKDQTPIGTLVVRVFHSHTKFDVPLAPNFFAIEETDKDAIIEMISNASIRLNKRFRGVVHRDINDESIQRWEYSAENGLSDYLHSNQDATEVSNLDHALSRWGRQGWELTSVVPHDGRLIAFFKRPKKIN, via the coding sequence ATGAATGAAGAAAATAAACTTTTTAGCCAAACCGAAGAAATGACAGTTCAGAGTATGGCAAAGTCTATCAATCAATATTTACAGCAACATTGGAAATCTGTTATACAAATAAACTATAATGAACTATTAGCTAAGTTCGACGACATAGGTGAGGCTACGTATGGTATTTATCTCAAAAAGTTAATGACTCCAATCTTTGATGAAATGACGAATGCTGGTTTTATCTTAAACCCTGGCTTTGTTCTTCCTAATTCAATCGAACACTGGGGACCGCCTGAGGAACGTGAAAGGTGTATGTGGTGTGTAGTAAAGAATAAGGATCAAACCCCTATCGGAACACTTGTTGTAAGGGTCTTTCATTCTCATACAAAGTTTGATGTTCCTTTGGCTCCAAATTTTTTTGCCATAGAAGAAACAGATAAAGATGCAATTATAGAGATGATTTCTAATGCTTCTATACGACTAAATAAAAGGTTTCGCGGTGTGGTGCACCGAGATATAAATGACGAATCCATACAAAGATGGGAATATAGTGCGGAAAATGGCTTAAGCGATTATTTACATTCGAACCAAGATGCAACAGAGGTAAGTAATCTGGATCATGCCCTTTCTCGATGGGGAAGGCAAGGATGGGAACTTACATCTGTTGTTCCTCATGATGGCCGTCTGATCGCTTTTTTTAAACGTCCTAAAAAGATTAATTAA
- a CDS encoding YndM family protein, producing MKHLRALLIKFIMVTAVLYIVLGLVYGVTFGDILGISLFVTVAAYLIGDLFILPRYGNAVATLADFGLAYLGIWLVGGAFIEVDFPLGLASFYATIGIVVGEWFFHKYMLSQILPDEDPDRNRELVPRERFVTEFAEEPDGPDTSIDKIEQRDKD from the coding sequence ATGAAACATCTAAGAGCTTTGTTAATAAAATTCATCATGGTTACTGCAGTTCTGTACATCGTTTTAGGACTGGTATATGGGGTAACATTCGGAGATATTTTGGGTATCAGCCTTTTTGTTACGGTCGCAGCTTACTTGATTGGTGATTTATTCATTTTACCGAGATATGGAAATGCAGTTGCCACTTTAGCTGACTTTGGCCTGGCTTATCTCGGGATTTGGTTGGTTGGGGGTGCGTTTATTGAAGTTGATTTTCCATTAGGATTAGCTTCATTTTATGCGACAATCGGGATTGTAGTAGGTGAATGGTTTTTCCATAAATATATGCTGTCACAAATATTACCTGATGAAGACCCTGATCGAAACCGGGAACTCGTACCGAGAGAACGCTTTGTTACAGAATTTGCAGAAGAACCAGATGGTCCCGACACGAGTATTGATAAAATCGAACAACGTGATAAGGATTAG
- a CDS encoding putative quinol monooxygenase: MENNKVIIAGWFKVDPNKRDEVVKAHEDLVKRARSAPGCMDLAITADPVDPGRVNNFEFWQSEEDLDSWRAVANPPKEITPILGGEMQKHKIEKSGSPF, from the coding sequence GTGGAAAACAATAAGGTGATTATAGCGGGGTGGTTTAAGGTGGACCCGAATAAACGTGATGAGGTTGTGAAGGCTCATGAGGATCTCGTAAAACGAGCAAGGAGTGCACCTGGTTGTATGGACCTAGCAATCACAGCAGACCCAGTGGATCCAGGTCGTGTGAATAATTTTGAATTTTGGCAATCCGAAGAAGATCTAGATTCGTGGCGTGCTGTGGCAAATCCACCGAAAGAGATTACTCCAATTCTCGGAGGAGAGATGCAGAAGCATAAAATCGAAAAATCGGGCTCACCATTTTAA
- the xerA gene encoding site-specific tyrosine recombinase/integron integrase, protein MLLSEAWEKYQLDKKIEGYSALTLKTYCFQYNLLLRFFGNIDMSEFTTEKLKSYLIEAGEHLKPSSLGYRVRCIRSLFKWTYDEGFISKNPAAKLKEPKLGKRIPKFLSELEIEHLREACHTSMENALFEFFYSTGCRIGEVVKLNRDDINFTTNSVIVHGKGDKEREVYFNTRCSLWLKRYLDERNDEEPCLFITERRPKRRMSIDLMRYIIKRISSRAGIKKSIHPHQLRHSYATHMINNGAPLEVIQSLLGHEKSETTKIYAHLSGKLRHDFYSKYF, encoded by the coding sequence ATGCTATTATCTGAAGCTTGGGAGAAGTATCAACTTGATAAGAAAATCGAAGGGTATTCAGCTTTAACATTGAAAACCTATTGCTTTCAATACAATCTGTTATTAAGATTTTTTGGCAATATTGATATGAGTGAATTTACTACAGAAAAACTCAAAAGCTACTTAATTGAGGCAGGAGAACATTTAAAACCGTCTAGTCTGGGGTATCGTGTTCGTTGTATTCGATCACTTTTTAAATGGACATACGATGAAGGGTTCATTTCCAAGAATCCAGCTGCAAAATTGAAAGAACCTAAGCTGGGCAAAAGGATCCCAAAATTCCTTTCAGAGCTCGAAATAGAACATCTCAGAGAAGCTTGCCATACTTCCATGGAAAATGCATTATTTGAATTTTTTTATTCTACCGGATGCCGTATTGGAGAAGTTGTAAAACTCAATCGGGATGATATTAACTTCACTACGAATTCCGTTATTGTACATGGAAAAGGAGATAAGGAAAGAGAAGTGTATTTTAATACTCGATGCTCCTTGTGGTTGAAAAGATATTTAGATGAACGGAATGATGAGGAGCCATGCCTGTTTATCACCGAAAGAAGGCCCAAAAGACGTATGAGTATTGACCTTATGAGATATATCATTAAGCGTATATCAAGTCGTGCTGGAATAAAGAAGAGTATTCACCCGCATCAATTACGACATAGTTATGCGACTCACATGATCAACAACGGGGCACCTCTTGAAGTCATTCAGAGCTTACTTGGTCACGAGAAAAGTGAAACCACGAAGATATACGCCCACCTAAGTGGAAAACTGAGACATGATTTCTATAGCAAATATTTCTAG
- a CDS encoding DUF2512 family protein — protein sequence MTSLLMKIIACPVAVIIAMFLFPGVDYESMWQPIIVGLILAVAGVFMEYLILRQGTFWFSIIADFVASVVIVYFVSNLLWVPSVTLLGAVLTGVLLAGMEYFTHRFLLSSGKAQKTPA from the coding sequence ATGACTAGTTTATTAATGAAAATCATTGCTTGTCCCGTTGCTGTCATCATTGCGATGTTCTTGTTTCCAGGTGTAGACTATGAATCCATGTGGCAGCCGATAATCGTTGGATTGATTCTTGCAGTAGCAGGGGTTTTCATGGAGTATCTGATATTGAGACAAGGGACATTTTGGTTCAGTATCATTGCTGACTTTGTAGCGTCAGTTGTCATTGTGTATTTTGTTTCTAATTTGCTTTGGGTTCCTTCGGTAACACTCCTTGGGGCGGTATTAACAGGTGTTTTGTTGGCTGGAATGGAATATTTCACCCATCGATTTTTACTTTCGAGCGGAAAAGCGCAAAAGACACCAGCCTAA
- a CDS encoding heavy-metal-associated domain-containing protein, with translation MSDLSLHVNGMKCEECVETVENALSKLGGVERALADYKSGLVKIEYNDQNLKEEQIVNTIVQSGYTVSKEGIPYS, from the coding sequence ATGAGTGATTTATCATTGCATGTCAATGGGATGAAATGTGAAGAATGCGTTGAAACCGTGGAAAATGCACTATCTAAGCTTGGTGGAGTTGAAAGAGCGCTTGCAGATTACAAAAGCGGGTTAGTTAAAATTGAATACAATGATCAAAACCTTAAAGAGGAACAAATTGTAAACACAATTGTACAATCGGGGTATACGGTATCTAAGGAAGGAATTCCTTACTCATGA
- a CDS encoding Shedu immune nuclease family protein, protein MKISTTSTSMDSAQGEDIILREKSTTRLLFRPMITNNVHNQEASVKGWFVYQRKRPSGDWEDYKELDNSQLKADEWIKLEIKSEEMLRLMTELDVYYKIHKEYGIQPGERTFSKTDIQLEKITEMLKDNSSLFETLLKLDDHKSNLLEKTIKWMSDTDNSEEIVTKLLEAQEEELDQLNNIIGIAKLRKLLNIWENNNENADEEFWQVTLRENAWVLSQVFASPTLLFQEKAYIGGKGLDNRGGKVIDFIYQNELSKEISLIEIKTPETELLSSEYRAGVYSIHPHLTGSIVQALSYKEQIIREYSSLGQNSGNDFNVFSPHCVVIAGNISNLGDDKLQSFELYRKEMKNVVIITFDELFTRIQLLLDLLAEKKGEH, encoded by the coding sequence ATGAAAATAAGTACCACTTCTACATCTATGGATTCTGCTCAAGGAGAAGATATAATTTTACGCGAAAAATCTACTACTAGGTTATTATTCAGACCAATGATTACAAATAATGTTCATAATCAAGAAGCTTCTGTCAAAGGTTGGTTTGTTTATCAAAGAAAGAGACCAAGTGGAGACTGGGAAGATTATAAAGAATTAGATAACAGCCAACTCAAAGCTGATGAATGGATTAAGTTAGAGATTAAATCAGAAGAAATGCTCAGGCTAATGACTGAGTTAGATGTTTACTACAAGATACATAAAGAATACGGAATACAACCTGGCGAAAGAACTTTTTCAAAGACTGACATACAATTAGAGAAGATCACTGAAATGCTTAAAGATAATAGTTCACTATTTGAAACATTACTTAAGTTAGATGATCACAAAAGCAACTTATTGGAAAAAACAATTAAGTGGATGAGTGACACAGATAATTCTGAAGAAATTGTAACTAAGCTGCTTGAAGCACAGGAGGAAGAGTTAGACCAATTAAATAATATAATAGGCATTGCTAAATTAAGAAAGTTATTGAATATATGGGAAAACAATAATGAAAATGCTGACGAGGAGTTCTGGCAGGTAACATTAAGAGAAAATGCTTGGGTACTAAGTCAAGTCTTTGCAAGTCCCACATTATTGTTCCAAGAAAAAGCATACATTGGAGGTAAAGGTTTAGATAATAGAGGCGGAAAGGTTATAGACTTTATTTATCAAAATGAGCTTTCAAAAGAGATTTCGCTGATAGAAATAAAGACTCCTGAAACAGAGTTGTTATCTAGTGAGTACAGAGCAGGAGTCTATTCAATTCACCCTCATCTAACAGGTAGTATTGTACAAGCGCTTAGTTATAAAGAGCAAATCATTAGAGAGTATTCTTCTCTCGGTCAAAATAGTGGGAATGATTTCAATGTGTTTAGTCCTCATTGTGTAGTAATTGCAGGGAACATTAGTAATCTAGGGGATGATAAGCTACAGTCATTTGAATTGTATAGAAAAGAAATGAAAAATGTTGTTATTATCACCTTTGATGAGTTGTTTACGAGAATCCAACTATTGCTTGATTTATTAGCAGAAAAAAAAGGGGAGCATTAA